The window GTGGAGCAGGCCCTGCGGGACCTCCCCGATGGCCCGGTCTGCCTAAACGATAAGCGGATGACGCTCCCGCCCAAGGAGCAGGTCTACACGACCATTGAAGGGCTCATGAACCATTTCAAGCTGATCATGGACGGCCATGGAATCCGTCCGCCGGCCGGAGAGGCCTATTTCCCGGTCGAAGGGGGGAACGGGGAACTTGGGTTTTACGTGGTGAGTGACGGCACCGGGATCCCGGCACGCGTACGGGTCCGCGCTCCCTGCTTTCACTTGGTTGCGGCCCTTTCGCATCTGATTCAGGGAGAGATGGTGGCTGACGTGACGCCCATCTTCGGAAGCATCAACATGATTGCCGGGGAACTGGACAGGTGAGAATCAGTGGGCAGTAACGACAAGAGCGAGTGGGCAGTTGGCGGTAACCGCGGAAGACAGAAGATATAGCTGAACGCTGACAGCTGATCGCTTTACTTGAGAGAGGATAAAGCGGGATGGAGTACAAGCTTCCTGAAAAGGAGATCGATTCGATTTTTTCCCGATACCCGGACAAGAAGGCGGCCCTGCTCCCCATTCTGCGGGTGATCCAGACAAAGGCGGGGTATATCTCTCCCGATGCGGAGAAGTATGCAGCCGAGCTGATCGGGGTTCAGCCGGCCCGGGTCCATGAGGTGGTGACCTTTTATTCCTGGTTCCTCGAGGCGCCTGGAGGCAAAAACCTGATCCTCATTTGCGAAAGCATCAGTTGTTCCCTTCTGGGGTCCGAGGAAATTTTGGGCCATCTGAAGAAGACCCTGGGGATTGACGTGGGGGAAACCACGCCGGACAAGCTTTTCACCCTGGGTACGGTGGAATGTCTGGCCCACTGCGATGCCTCTCCCTCGGTGATGATCAATGATGAGATCCTGGCGCCCGCGACCATTGAGGAGATCGATCGGATTATCGAGGGAAAAAGAAGGAATACTGGCTGATGTTCCCCCTCACCCCCACCCTCTCCCCAAAGGGAGAGGGAGTTTTAAAGATTCCTCTCCCTAATGATTATCCCCTCTCCCCATGAATGGGGGAGAGGGCAAGGGTGAGGGGTTGACCCCGTTAGAAGTCTGGCAAGAAATTCACGAAGCAGCAGAATGTGTGATAAAACTTCTAACGGGGTGAAGGTGAGGGGGCTCACGGAGGAAGCAGAGGATGTAAAAATGGAAAAAATATTGACCAAGAATTTTGACAAGCCCGGCTCCCATACCCTGAAAGTCTATGAGGAGGGCGGCGGGTACGAGGCCCTTCGTACAGTCCTCTCCTCGTGGACGCCGGAACAGGTGGCGGCCGAGGTCAAGAGGTCCAATCTCCGCGGACGGGGAGGAGCGGGGTTCCCGACTGGCATGAAGTGGGGCTTTGTGCCCAAGGACTCTCCCAAAGAAAAATATCTTTGTGTCAATGCCGACGAGGGAGAGCCGGGGACCTTCAAGGACCGCATGATCCTGGAGAGAGACCCCCATATGCTTTTGGAGGGGGCGATTCTCGCCTCCTATGCCATCAGCGCGGGCAAGGCTTACATCTATATCCGAGGCGAATTCGCCTTGGGCGGCGAGCGCATGGAAGCGGCTGTTTCCGAGGCGTATGCCCGGAACTACCTGGGCCAGAATATCCTGAAAAGCGGTTTCAATCTGGATGTCGCTGTCCACTACGGCGCCGGGGCCTATATCTGCGGTGAGGAGACGGCGCTGCTGGAATCCCTCGAGGGGAAGAAGGGATGGCCCAGGGTCCGTCCTCCGTTTCCTGCTGTGGCGGGACTTTTCCGCTGCCCCACGGTGATCAACAATGTGGAGACCCTGGCCAATGTCCCGCACATCATCAATCAGGGGGCCGAGTGGTTTGCCTCTCTGGGGACCGAAAAGAGCGGGGGGACCAAGCTCTTTCCCATCAGCGGGCGGGTGAACCGCCCCGGTTTGTATGAGCTTCCCCTGGGCACGCCGCTTCGGAGAATGATCGAGGAGGAGGCCGCCGGCGTGATCGGAGGCAAGAGGATCAAGGGGGTGATCCCCGGAGGCGCCTCCTGTCCCGTGCTCACGGAAAAAGAGATTGATGTTCCCATGGATTTCGATTCCCTGGCCCGTGCAGGCTCCATGCTCGGTTCCGGCGCGGTCATTGTCCTCGATGAAGAGACCTCCATGGTCAAGACCCTGCTCAATCTGGAACGGTTCTTCGCACGTGAGTCCTGCGGACAGTGCACCCCTTGCCGTGAAGGGACCCGCTGGATTGTGCAGGTCCTGACCCGGATTGCGAACGGCAAGGGCACGGACGGCGATCCGGACCTCCTGCTCGATATTGCAGACCACATGGCCGGGCGCACGGTCTGCCCCCTGGGGGATGCGGCGGCCGGGCCGGTCAAGAGTTTTGTAACCAAGTTTCGACAGGAATTCATGTCCCTGTCATGAAATGGGAATCAGGAGTCCGAATCCCAAGCAGGTTCCTCCCCCTGGATGGGGGAGAATAAAGGTGGGGGTGGGCATTTCTTTTTCGATTCCCCCTCACCCGCACCCTCTACCGCCAGGGGAGAGGGAAGCATGAGAGTCTCATAGGATGGTGAATCAGGGCCTTACTCCCCTTCCAAGGGGGGGGGGAAAAATAAGACTTCTTGTGAGGCGATCAGGATTGAAAGAGACATCATGCCCAAACTGACCATCGATGGAAAGAGCATTTTGGTTGAGCCGGGGTCCACGGTGATGCAGGCCGCGGACCGGCTGGGGATCCTCATCCCCCGGTTCTGCTACCACCCGGCTCTTTCGGCCGTGGGAAGCTGCCGGATGTGCATGGTGGAGATCGAGAGACTCCCCAAGCTTCAGACCGCTTGTACCACACCGGCGGTTGATGGCATGGTGGTGCATACCGAAACCGATAAGGTC is drawn from Nitrospirae bacterium CG2_30_53_67 and contains these coding sequences:
- a CDS encoding NADH oxidoreductase (quinone) subunit F gives rise to the protein MEKILTKNFDKPGSHTLKVYEEGGGYEALRTVLSSWTPEQVAAEVKRSNLRGRGGAGFPTGMKWGFVPKDSPKEKYLCVNADEGEPGTFKDRMILERDPHMLLEGAILASYAISAGKAYIYIRGEFALGGERMEAAVSEAYARNYLGQNILKSGFNLDVAVHYGAGAYICGEETALLESLEGKKGWPRVRPPFPAVAGLFRCPTVINNVETLANVPHIINQGAEWFASLGTEKSGGTKLFPISGRVNRPGLYELPLGTPLRRMIEEEAAGVIGGKRIKGVIPGGASCPVLTEKEIDVPMDFDSLARAGSMLGSGAVIVLDEETSMVKTLLNLERFFARESCGQCTPCREGTRWIVQVLTRIANGKGTDGDPDLLLDIADHMAGRTVCPLGDAAAGPVKSFVTKFRQEFMSLS